The following proteins come from a genomic window of Phycisphaerae bacterium:
- a CDS encoding DUF2130 domain-containing protein — MTEPTIVCPSCKTEIKLTESLAAPLIESTRRQFEQQIAQKDTDIRKREAAVKEQQAEIAKAKESIDDQVAAKMQTERAAIAAEEAKKAKLALSTDLDQKARELADLQEVIKQKDAKLTEAQKAQAELIRKQRELDDAKREMDLTIEKRVQESLGVTREQAKKEAEDSLKLKVAEKEQTIASMQKQIEDLKRRAEQGSQQLQGEVQELELEAMLREKFPHDSIEPVAKGEHGGDALQRVIGPMGQPCGAILWESKRTRNWTDGWLAKLREDQRAAKAELAVIVSQALPKDVEAFDHVDGVWVTSHRCAMPVAVALRQSLIELAAARKAGEGQQTKMELVYQYLTGPRFRHRVQAIVEKFSDMHEDLEKERKTMTRLWAKREEQIRGVIESTAGMYGDLQGIAGKTLQEIDGLEMPLLPQDADTDSTK; from the coding sequence ATGACTGAACCAACGATAGTCTGCCCAAGTTGTAAGACCGAGATCAAGCTGACCGAGTCGCTGGCGGCTCCGCTGATCGAATCCACGCGCCGGCAGTTCGAACAGCAGATCGCGCAGAAGGATACTGACATCCGCAAGCGCGAGGCCGCGGTCAAGGAGCAGCAGGCGGAGATCGCCAAGGCAAAGGAGAGCATCGACGACCAAGTCGCCGCCAAGATGCAGACCGAGCGCGCCGCTATCGCTGCCGAGGAAGCGAAGAAGGCGAAGCTGGCCTTATCGACCGACCTCGACCAGAAGGCAAGGGAACTGGCCGACCTTCAGGAAGTCATCAAGCAGAAGGACGCCAAGCTCACCGAAGCGCAGAAGGCGCAAGCCGAGTTGATTCGCAAGCAGCGTGAACTCGACGACGCCAAGCGCGAGATGGACCTGACCATCGAAAAGCGTGTGCAGGAATCGCTCGGCGTAACGCGCGAGCAGGCCAAGAAGGAAGCTGAGGATTCGCTCAAGCTGAAAGTCGCGGAGAAAGAGCAGACCATCGCTTCAATGCAGAAGCAGATCGAAGACCTGAAGCGACGGGCCGAGCAGGGGTCGCAGCAGCTACAGGGCGAGGTGCAAGAACTTGAATTGGAAGCGATGCTCCGCGAGAAGTTCCCGCACGACTCCATCGAGCCGGTCGCTAAGGGCGAGCACGGCGGCGACGCGCTTCAGCGCGTCATTGGCCCGATGGGACAGCCGTGCGGGGCAATCCTGTGGGAATCAAAGCGCACCAGGAACTGGACCGACGGCTGGCTCGCCAAGCTGCGCGAGGATCAACGCGCCGCCAAGGCCGAATTGGCCGTCATCGTCAGCCAGGCGCTGCCGAAGGACGTGGAAGCGTTCGACCATGTTGACGGCGTATGGGTCACGTCGCACCGCTGCGCCATGCCGGTCGCCGTGGCGCTGCGTCAATCACTCATCGAACTCGCCGCCGCCCGCAAGGCCGGCGAGGGGCAGCAAACCAAGATGGAACTGGTTTACCAGTACCTTACAGGCCCGCGCTTCCGCCACCGCGTGCAGGCAATTGTCGAGAAATTCAGTGACATGCACGAGGATTTGGAGAAGGAGCGCAAGACCATGACGCGGCTGTGGGCTAAGCGCGAGGAACAGATTCGCGGCGTCATCGAATCGACTGCCGGTATGTACGGCGACCTCCAGGGAATCGCCGGCAAGACGTTGCAGGAAATCGACGGACTCGAAATGCCGCTACTTCCACAAGACGCGGACACAGACAGCACTAAGTGA
- a CDS encoding AAA family ATPase — protein sequence MHISRLVVRNFRNLTSLDVPLRKGVTCIIGENNTGKTNLLHALRLVLDGDLPGYTRQLTLADVNETAAAEHPLHIVVAVEFSDFEDDVEASAFAAFFKVRDNLARLTYRFRPNPTARDAIEAEEREAEDLTIDDYRWEITGGGDEDPANIDWDEDFGRSIRISDLNDYLVVILHALRDVVADLKSSRQSPLRRIIRSLKLPRDEQARLVEILSDANTAIASTDTIKRIGELLDERLSTTAGDAFKLSVALGMSSPTFSAIERALTLLLSSDSHTRFEPGQNGLGLNNVLYIALLLQYFESRLDADECAGAVILLEEPESHLHPQLQRVLLETLKAHSVQVIVTTHSTHVTAATDIDDYVVLSVGQNGIVDAHVPRLAGHLSDADRADLNRYLDATKSTLLFARRVILVEGPAELFLVPTIAKQICEIDLDRHGVAVVPIFGTHFAPFAKLFGPDGVRKRCAIITDRDDDPAEEGEPPRNLGEHENEFVKVFACDITLEKELAIAGMSEPLRLTAAELRTRRLGEALAADPVNFDTLGERILKAAEFRSKGRFAQVLSKHMHAATDAPQYLKDAIAWVTE from the coding sequence ATGCACATAAGCAGACTGGTTGTTCGGAACTTCCGGAACCTAACCTCACTTGATGTTCCGCTTCGCAAGGGCGTCACCTGCATCATCGGTGAGAACAACACCGGAAAGACAAATCTGCTGCATGCACTCCGGTTGGTTTTGGATGGCGACTTGCCCGGCTACACGAGGCAGTTGACTCTGGCAGACGTGAACGAAACCGCTGCGGCCGAACATCCGTTACATATTGTGGTCGCAGTCGAGTTCAGCGATTTTGAAGATGACGTGGAGGCTTCCGCGTTTGCAGCTTTCTTCAAGGTGCGAGACAACTTGGCGCGTCTGACGTACCGATTCCGCCCGAATCCGACCGCGCGGGATGCAATTGAGGCTGAGGAGCGTGAAGCCGAAGACCTCACCATTGATGACTATCGCTGGGAGATTACCGGAGGCGGAGACGAGGACCCGGCTAACATCGATTGGGATGAGGACTTTGGCCGCAGCATCCGTATCTCGGATTTGAACGACTACTTGGTGGTCATCTTGCACGCGCTGCGCGATGTCGTGGCCGATCTCAAGTCTTCTCGGCAGTCGCCACTTCGCCGAATCATCCGCTCGCTCAAGTTGCCTCGCGACGAACAGGCGCGTCTCGTCGAAATCCTCTCAGACGCTAACACTGCAATCGCATCGACTGACACCATAAAGCGCATCGGCGAATTGCTTGACGAGCGTCTTTCAACCACCGCCGGCGACGCCTTCAAGCTGTCGGTTGCCCTTGGCATGAGCAGTCCGACGTTCTCGGCCATCGAGCGAGCCCTTACCCTATTGTTGTCGAGCGACAGCCACACTCGGTTTGAACCGGGGCAGAACGGGCTGGGGCTGAACAACGTTCTCTACATCGCGCTGTTGCTTCAATACTTCGAGAGCCGACTTGACGCTGACGAATGCGCCGGTGCGGTTATTCTACTTGAAGAACCGGAATCGCACCTTCACCCCCAGCTTCAGCGCGTCCTATTGGAGACTCTCAAGGCCCATTCCGTCCAGGTGATCGTTACCACGCACAGCACGCACGTTACGGCTGCCACAGACATCGATGACTATGTTGTCCTTTCGGTAGGCCAGAATGGCATTGTTGACGCCCATGTACCGCGCTTAGCCGGTCATCTGAGCGATGCCGATCGCGCCGACCTCAACCGCTATCTCGACGCCACCAAATCGACGCTGCTCTTCGCCCGGCGAGTGATCTTAGTCGAAGGGCCAGCGGAGCTATTCCTCGTCCCCACCATTGCGAAGCAAATATGTGAAATCGACCTCGATCGACACGGCGTCGCAGTCGTGCCGATATTCGGAACCCACTTCGCCCCGTTCGCCAAACTCTTCGGCCCCGATGGCGTCCGTAAGCGTTGCGCGATCATTACCGATCGCGATGATGACCCGGCAGAGGAGGGAGAGCCCCCTCGCAATCTGGGAGAGCATGAGAATGAGTTCGTGAAGGTCTTCGCGTGTGACATCACCCTCGAAAAAGAGTTGGCAATCGCAGGAATGTCTGAGCCACTGCGCCTCACCGCGGCGGAATTGCGTACTCGAAGGCTTGGAGAAGCCCTGGCGGCAGACCCGGTCAATTTTGACACGCTCGGAGAACGCATCCTGAAAGCTGCGGAGTTCAGGTCCAAGGGACGGTTCGCCCAAGTACTGTCAAAGCACATGCACGCCGCGACCGACGCGCCTCAGTATCTTAAGGACGCAATCGCGTGGGTGACTGAATGA
- a CDS encoding ATP-dependent helicase — protein sequence MKLTPAQRAAVDEEVRHVLVVACPGSGKTRTIVARLLRAIEQVRDTPRRVACITYTNAAAHEIEGRLKSLASADDADYADVGTIHSFCLQAVLRHHHRLLDGYESGLTVAAPETSEFAEAAQQALADTMQGHGSIQEFERIRRGAAGEPLIPTDVRLTDDCVRRFWERLAERQLVDFPSITYLTYRLFELHPHLARSVSSRYREILIDEMQDTDALQVQVLYRLADARRSRFFLVGDHFQSIQGFAGAQPARMFEFADHLGARTDFALHENWRSSGRIVALGEALCPRAPIMVAVGPNAGYRTSPSTITAASGVDAVVGGFLPLLTREGIAVTDAAVLAPAWYMLFPIARELRRLGVPVSGPGARPYRRARLFTGLIEYLCAYIDTPASDLLRRVQVQLFHTVQQVEGLARFDVWDRVGRLAVMRLVICGRELRDRNASAIAWLEAAAPSFTAILREHGFIREAGATAIESSASEIIADIRQNRDFDPDDLTVDDIGDFAHPDGSLRLLTLHSAKGREFEAVCIIELQDGQFPHPRGDIEESRRVLYVGVTRPRKVLVLSHRTGRAICRFVTEPRFAAAMR from the coding sequence ATGAAGCTGACGCCCGCACAGCGCGCAGCTGTGGATGAGGAGGTTCGACACGTCCTGGTCGTCGCGTGCCCAGGTAGTGGCAAGACACGGACCATTGTGGCCCGGCTGCTACGCGCGATTGAGCAAGTCAGAGATACGCCCCGTCGTGTGGCGTGCATCACTTATACGAACGCCGCCGCCCATGAGATCGAGGGCAGACTCAAATCGCTGGCCAGTGCCGACGATGCCGATTATGCCGATGTCGGTACGATTCACTCCTTTTGTCTTCAGGCGGTGCTCCGGCATCACCATCGCCTTCTCGACGGATACGAGTCGGGATTGACCGTTGCGGCCCCCGAGACCTCTGAATTTGCCGAGGCCGCACAGCAGGCCCTCGCGGACACCATGCAGGGCCACGGCAGCATTCAGGAATTTGAGCGCATACGGCGCGGTGCAGCAGGCGAACCGCTGATCCCGACAGATGTTCGGCTAACTGATGACTGTGTGCGCCGTTTCTGGGAACGGCTCGCCGAGCGCCAACTCGTCGATTTTCCGAGCATTACCTATCTGACTTATCGACTATTTGAGTTGCATCCACACCTCGCTAGGAGCGTTTCCTCGCGATACCGAGAAATCCTCATCGATGAGATGCAGGATACGGACGCGCTTCAGGTGCAGGTGCTGTATCGACTGGCCGACGCCCGCCGGAGCCGCTTTTTTCTTGTCGGCGATCACTTTCAGTCTATCCAAGGTTTTGCTGGTGCCCAGCCAGCGCGCATGTTTGAATTCGCTGATCATCTGGGTGCCCGCACAGACTTCGCACTACACGAAAACTGGCGAAGTAGTGGACGAATCGTTGCACTCGGTGAAGCCCTCTGCCCTCGCGCTCCAATAATGGTTGCCGTTGGTCCGAATGCAGGATATCGCACTTCGCCCAGTACGATTACTGCCGCTTCCGGCGTCGATGCCGTAGTCGGTGGGTTTCTTCCACTCCTGACGCGCGAAGGCATTGCCGTCACAGACGCGGCCGTGCTCGCTCCAGCATGGTACATGCTGTTTCCAATCGCCCGTGAGCTTCGGCGCTTGGGCGTGCCCGTTTCGGGACCAGGCGCGCGTCCCTACCGGCGCGCGCGACTCTTCACCGGCCTGATCGAGTATTTGTGCGCGTATATTGATACACCCGCCTCCGATCTTCTCCGCCGTGTTCAGGTTCAGCTATTCCACACCGTCCAACAAGTCGAGGGGCTGGCTCGCTTTGACGTTTGGGACCGTGTCGGCAGACTCGCGGTGATGCGCCTAGTTATTTGCGGTCGCGAACTGAGAGACCGGAACGCCTCGGCTATCGCGTGGCTGGAGGCAGCGGCACCCTCCTTCACAGCAATCCTTCGGGAGCACGGTTTCATAAGAGAGGCAGGCGCTACCGCCATCGAGTCGTCAGCTTCGGAGATCATTGCGGATATCCGCCAAAACCGCGACTTTGACCCTGACGACTTGACTGTAGACGACATCGGAGATTTTGCCCATCCTGATGGGAGCTTGCGTTTGCTTACTCTCCACTCTGCGAAGGGTCGAGAATTTGAAGCGGTGTGCATTATCGAGCTTCAGGACGGCCAGTTTCCCCATCCACGCGGCGATATTGAGGAATCGCGTCGCGTCTTGTATGTCGGCGTCACCCGACCGCGGAAGGTGTTAGTACTTAGCCACAGGACAGGTCGAGCGATCTGCCGATTCGTCACGGAACCTCGATTTGCGGCAGCGATGCGCTGA